Proteins encoded by one window of Serratia nevei:
- a CDS encoding type I secretion system permease/ATPase, whose product MNQFIPRNEIADVIRTRSKVFWTVGIFTAFINLLMLVPSIYMLQVYDRVLPSRNEITLLMLTLIMLGMFGMMSLLEYVRSMVVIRIGSQLDMRLNTRIYTAAYEANLKNGSSDAGQMLSDLTNVRQFLTGSALFAFFDAPWFPIYLLVIFLFNPWLGLFALVGSLLLIALAMINEVVSKKPLADASRLSIMSGNLASTNLRNAEVIEALGMLPNLKGRWFSLHQRFLNSQRIASERASRVTSITKFVRLSLQSLVLGLGGWLAIDGHITPGMMIAGSILMGRTLAPIEQVINVWKSWSSAKLAYQRLVRLLEQHPPRGTAMSLPRPEGVISVEGVTATPPGSKGSAVLHNVSFAIQPGDVLGIIGPSASGKSTLARLLVGIWPVSEGIVRLDNADIYQWNKDELGPYIGYLPQDIELFAGSIAENIARFNELDSEKVIEAAKLAGVHELILRFPNGYDSVIGSGGAGLSGGQKQRIGLARALYGDPSLIVLDEPNSNLDDAGERALNQAITFLKQRNKTVILITHRTNLLAMTNKLLLLVNGNVNAFGPTQQVLQALANAQKAQVPTQAVRAVNSEPDEGDVPKTQIN is encoded by the coding sequence GTGAATCAATTTATCCCGCGCAACGAAATTGCGGATGTTATACGGACGCGCAGTAAAGTCTTCTGGACCGTTGGTATATTCACTGCGTTTATTAACCTGTTAATGCTGGTGCCTTCCATTTACATGCTCCAGGTTTACGACCGGGTGCTTCCTTCGCGTAATGAAATCACGCTGTTAATGCTGACGCTGATCATGCTGGGTATGTTCGGCATGATGTCCTTGCTGGAATACGTGCGCAGCATGGTGGTGATCCGCATCGGCAGCCAGCTGGATATGCGTCTCAATACGCGTATCTATACGGCGGCTTACGAGGCGAATTTAAAGAACGGCTCTTCCGATGCCGGCCAGATGTTGAGCGATCTGACCAACGTGCGTCAATTCCTGACCGGCAGTGCGCTGTTCGCCTTCTTCGATGCGCCGTGGTTCCCTATTTATCTGCTGGTGATTTTCCTGTTTAACCCTTGGCTGGGGTTGTTCGCACTGGTGGGCTCCTTGCTGTTGATCGCCCTGGCGATGATCAACGAAGTGGTGTCGAAGAAACCGTTGGCGGATGCCAGCCGGCTTTCAATCATGTCGGGCAATCTGGCCAGCACCAACTTGCGTAATGCCGAAGTGATTGAAGCGTTGGGGATGTTACCCAACCTGAAGGGGCGCTGGTTCAGTTTGCATCAGCGCTTCCTGAACAGCCAACGCATCGCCAGCGAGCGGGCATCACGGGTCACGTCGATCACGAAGTTTGTGCGTCTGTCGCTCCAGTCGCTGGTTTTGGGCCTGGGGGGCTGGCTGGCGATCGATGGGCACATCACGCCGGGCATGATGATCGCCGGTTCCATTTTGATGGGGCGCACGTTGGCGCCTATCGAGCAGGTGATCAACGTTTGGAAAAGCTGGAGCTCCGCCAAGCTGGCTTACCAGCGCCTGGTGCGTTTGTTGGAGCAGCATCCGCCGCGCGGTACCGCCATGTCGCTGCCGCGCCCGGAAGGGGTGATTTCCGTTGAAGGGGTGACCGCGACGCCGCCCGGTTCGAAGGGGAGCGCGGTGTTGCATAACGTCAGCTTCGCCATTCAGCCGGGAGACGTGCTGGGGATTATCGGGCCGAGTGCGTCCGGCAAGTCGACGTTGGCGCGCCTGCTGGTCGGCATCTGGCCGGTCAGCGAAGGCATCGTGCGGCTGGACAACGCCGACATCTACCAGTGGAACAAGGACGAGCTGGGGCCTTACATCGGCTATCTGCCGCAGGATATTGAGCTGTTCGCCGGCAGCATCGCGGAGAACATCGCCCGCTTCAACGAGCTGGACTCGGAGAAAGTGATCGAGGCCGCTAAGTTGGCCGGGGTACATGAGCTGATTCTGCGCTTCCCCAATGGCTATGATTCGGTTATTGGCAGCGGAGGCGCCGGGCTTTCCGGCGGACAGAAACAGCGTATCGGTTTGGCGCGCGCGCTGTATGGCGATCCCTCTCTTATCGTGCTGGATGAACCCAACTCCAATCTGGACGATGCCGGCGAGCGGGCGTTGAACCAGGCCATTACGTTCCTTAAACAGCGGAATAAGACGGTGATCCTGATTACGCACCGCACCAATCTGCTGGCGATGACCAACAAGCTGTTGCTGCTGGTTAATGGGAACGTCAATGCGTTTGGCCCAACGCAGCAGGTGCTGCAGGCCTTGGCGAATGCGCAAAAAGCGCAGGTGCCAACGCAGGCGGTGCGTGCGGTGAACTCCGAGCCGGATGAAGGCGATGTTCCTAAAACTCAAATTAATTAA
- a CDS encoding HlyD family type I secretion periplasmic adaptor subunit: MSTHIGEPNDSYSEQIPLDERRYTRLGWLALGVGVFGFLAWAAFAPLDKGVASPGSVTVSGNRKTVQAPASGIIKNIVVKDGDKVKAGEVLVQLSQVQAQAQVDSLRDQYYTTLATEGRLLAERDGLSKVTFSPVFAQVKEQPRVAEIVALQTQLFASRRQGLQSEIDGYKQSMDGIRFQLKGLQDSRANKQIQLSSLREQMNSMKQLAADGYLPRNRYLEIQRQFAEVNSSIDETVGRIGQLQKQLQESQQRIDQRFADYQREVRTQLAQTQMDASEFRNKLQMADFDLGNTAITSPVDGTVVGLNIFTQGGVVGAGDHLMDVVPSQATLVVDSRLKVDLIDKVYNGLPVDLMFTAFNQNKTPKIPGTVTLVSADRLVDKTNGEPYYQMQVTVSPEGMKMLSGEDIKPGMPVEVFVKTGSRSLLSYLFKPILDRAHTSLTEE; the protein is encoded by the coding sequence ATGTCTACGCATATTGGCGAGCCGAATGACTCGTACTCAGAACAGATCCCGCTGGATGAGCGCCGTTATACCCGTCTCGGGTGGTTGGCGCTGGGTGTGGGCGTGTTCGGTTTCTTGGCCTGGGCGGCGTTTGCACCTTTGGACAAAGGGGTCGCGTCGCCGGGATCGGTAACCGTTTCCGGCAACCGTAAAACGGTGCAGGCACCGGCCAGCGGCATCATCAAAAATATCGTGGTGAAAGACGGCGACAAGGTGAAAGCCGGCGAAGTCCTGGTTCAGTTGAGCCAGGTGCAGGCACAGGCGCAGGTCGATTCGCTGCGCGATCAGTATTACACCACGCTGGCGACCGAAGGGCGCTTGCTGGCTGAACGGGACGGTCTGAGCAAGGTCACTTTTTCCCCTGTTTTCGCTCAGGTTAAGGAGCAGCCACGTGTCGCGGAGATCGTTGCGCTGCAGACGCAGCTGTTCGCCTCCCGCCGCCAAGGGCTGCAAAGTGAAATTGACGGTTATAAGCAGTCGATGGACGGGATCCGTTTCCAATTGAAAGGCCTGCAGGACTCACGTGCCAACAAACAGATCCAACTCTCCAGCCTGCGTGAGCAGATGAACAGCATGAAACAGCTGGCGGCGGACGGTTACTTGCCGCGCAACCGCTATCTGGAAATTCAGCGCCAGTTCGCCGAGGTGAACAGCAGCATCGATGAAACCGTCGGGCGGATTGGCCAACTGCAAAAGCAGCTGCAGGAATCTCAGCAACGCATCGATCAGCGCTTCGCCGACTATCAGCGCGAAGTCAGAACGCAGCTGGCGCAAACCCAAATGGACGCCAGCGAGTTCCGCAACAAGCTGCAAATGGCCGATTTCGATCTGGGCAACACCGCCATCACCTCACCGGTGGACGGCACCGTGGTCGGATTGAATATCTTCACTCAGGGGGGCGTCGTGGGAGCGGGTGACCACCTGATGGACGTGGTACCCAGCCAGGCGACATTGGTGGTGGATTCTCGCCTCAAAGTTGACCTGATCGATAAGGTGTACAACGGGTTGCCGGTGGATCTGATGTTTACCGCCTTCAACCAAAACAAAACCCCGAAAATTCCGGGAACGGTCACGCTGGTTTCCGCCGATCGTCTGGTCGACAAAACCAATGGCGAACCTTACTACCAGATGCAGGTCACGGTCTCGCCGGAGGGCATGAAAATGCTCAGTGGCGAGGACATCAAGCCGGGGATGCCGGTGGAAGTGTTCGTGAAAACGGGGTCACGCTCGCTGCTGAGCTATCTGTTTAAACCTATTTTGGATCGCGCTCATACTTCATTAACCGAGGAATAA
- a CDS encoding beta strand repeat-containing protein — MASLAVQTNVVAMYYAILGQKPSEAFFDIQGQNIQYGLQTTSDFVNSVLTSTDGQALYAGKSDSDILTAVYTKAYGVAPTAAVLSGYLTNGDTLAQNIASLTISLITYNGFDSTLLSQQQAFQQILNTALYAGDGAATGLGGTTVKGIAYIMGTYPTDAILQSIGTGINGGTATEIDAATALLQLRPGLVTATATNFVKSIFKAGYLRDPTTTELNTYLNELTSGASRAQVIVNVYDTLKAITSGSDLAAKQKLVLSSPSYNDGYLPANMTNKEQLASLYLSVFDRQIDALGLSSYTRQLERGAKNYDGIIKEFLVSREFGIHFPKGITLSDYIQLIYTDVHGVAGTAAQLAPYIALGTDKTAITLAIINDLRNSTATDVTTVTQQHGFEFDIGTSLLYKTAASLTATAAGGNATGSVNTGASHQISNAETAVLTDVQLNANAASLVNLKFADHLANLTINGTSAATVNLSDNGVNPGVAVTVNNGNVILNASSGSDNVVVTSTANIATGTAQFNLGAGNDSLHWAGNAVSGGANTVANTVKADGGTGTDSISANFITKTVVTNQNALGVRTSTVTSNANNFSNFEQIDLTGYIGKSVGTLITTPLIGSPTTTSVTTPTNTFDFGLTNGTSTVEGTTGGTVTQNAAATNLGAQGFVISGLANVNVINAAGGNAAQLEVKGDATSASTLNFTFVQNATDHFNINFDAVSSANVNAGAISLNSSSSALLGTALTTVNVASGGTGSFNNILSLAGTNAQVQTVNVTGDHALNLTLGSGFSNVRDVNASTNTGGLNLDSSHAGTGDGIIVQLLNALPLSAVTTALLTPLLNTLGLNGYQLTVEGTSTADSFNVLGNTTLTGGTGANIYDLKSSTSQAGVTITDFSTAKDKIVDAASGLTLSNTGTAVADYGTRASDTLDALLGSLVGGLTTGVVGLLGGILGLSNPNSLTAKVGVASVVFSGTGNNADSYVIIDNNNNHTLDANDTVIYLTGQNHQQLVDTLHYA; from the coding sequence ATGGCTTCTTTAGCAGTTCAAACAAATGTTGTTGCGATGTATTACGCTATTCTGGGGCAGAAACCCAGCGAGGCTTTTTTTGACATTCAAGGCCAAAATATCCAGTATGGCCTGCAAACAACGAGTGATTTTGTTAACTCTGTGCTGACATCAACCGATGGACAAGCTCTTTATGCCGGTAAGTCGGATTCTGATATTTTAACTGCTGTATATACTAAGGCTTATGGTGTTGCTCCTACAGCTGCTGTTCTGTCGGGGTATTTGACTAACGGTGACACGTTGGCACAAAATATTGCATCACTTACTATTAGCCTGATTACTTATAACGGATTTGATAGTACTTTATTATCTCAGCAGCAAGCTTTTCAACAAATTTTGAATACTGCACTCTATGCAGGAGATGGTGCTGCGACAGGTTTGGGGGGAACTACAGTTAAAGGAATTGCATACATCATGGGGACTTACCCTACTGATGCTATCTTGCAATCCATTGGTACAGGGATCAACGGGGGCACAGCGACTGAAATTGACGCTGCAACTGCTTTACTACAACTTCGTCCTGGATTGGTTACTGCTACCGCCACCAATTTTGTCAAAAGCATTTTTAAAGCGGGTTATTTACGTGATCCGACGACCACTGAGCTTAATACATATCTTAATGAACTCACATCTGGAGCTAGTCGGGCTCAAGTGATTGTTAATGTATATGACACATTGAAAGCTATAACATCAGGTTCCGATCTAGCTGCCAAACAAAAACTTGTGCTTAGTTCTCCAAGCTATAACGATGGTTATTTACCGGCAAACATGACCAATAAAGAGCAACTTGCATCTCTTTACTTATCTGTTTTTGATCGCCAAATTGATGCTCTGGGGTTGAGCAGCTATACAAGGCAACTTGAGCGTGGAGCAAAAAATTACGACGGAATCATTAAAGAATTTTTGGTTTCTCGTGAATTTGGTATTCATTTCCCGAAAGGCATTACTTTAAGCGACTATATTCAGCTTATTTATACTGATGTTCATGGTGTTGCCGGCACCGCCGCACAGCTCGCACCGTATATTGCTCTGGGCACGGATAAAACGGCTATCACGTTAGCTATCATCAACGATCTTCGTAACTCGACGGCCACTGACGTCACAACCGTAACTCAACAGCATGGTTTTGAATTTGATATCGGTACCAGCTTGCTGTACAAAACAGCTGCGTCTCTGACGGCAACGGCCGCCGGCGGCAACGCGACGGGCAGCGTCAACACCGGCGCATCTCACCAAATTAGCAACGCCGAAACGGCGGTACTGACGGATGTCCAACTGAACGCCAACGCCGCCAGCCTGGTCAACCTGAAGTTCGCCGATCACCTGGCTAACCTGACCATCAACGGCACCAGCGCTGCAACGGTGAACCTGTCTGATAACGGCGTCAACCCTGGCGTGGCGGTGACTGTCAACAACGGCAACGTCATTCTGAACGCCAGCTCCGGTTCAGACAACGTGGTCGTGACTTCGACGGCTAACATCGCGACCGGGACCGCACAGTTTAACCTCGGCGCCGGCAACGACAGCCTGCACTGGGCGGGTAACGCGGTCTCCGGCGGTGCGAACACCGTTGCCAATACCGTCAAGGCTGACGGCGGTACCGGCACGGATTCCATCTCTGCCAACTTCATCACCAAAACCGTCGTGACCAACCAGAACGCCCTGGGCGTTCGCACCAGCACCGTGACCAGCAACGCCAACAACTTCTCGAACTTTGAGCAGATTGATCTGACCGGTTATATCGGTAAGTCTGTCGGTACGCTGATTACGACACCGCTGATTGGTTCACCGACCACCACCAGCGTCACTACGCCAACCAACACCTTCGACTTTGGCCTGACCAACGGCACGTCTACGGTAGAAGGTACTACGGGCGGTACGGTCACCCAGAACGCAGCGGCGACCAACCTGGGGGCGCAAGGGTTCGTGATCTCCGGCCTGGCTAACGTCAACGTCATCAACGCTGCCGGCGGTAACGCCGCACAGCTGGAAGTGAAAGGCGATGCGACCTCAGCCAGTACGCTGAACTTCACCTTCGTCCAAAACGCCACCGACCACTTTAACATCAACTTTGATGCAGTGAGCTCGGCGAACGTGAATGCCGGCGCCATCAGCCTGAACAGCAGCAGCAGTGCGCTGTTGGGCACCGCGCTGACGACGGTGAACGTGGCTTCCGGCGGTACCGGTTCGTTCAACAACATTCTGTCCCTGGCAGGCACCAATGCGCAGGTTCAGACTGTCAACGTGACCGGTGACCATGCGCTGAACTTGACGTTGGGTAGCGGCTTCAGCAACGTTCGTGACGTTAACGCTTCTACCAATACCGGCGGTTTGAACCTGGATTCAAGCCATGCGGGTACCGGTGACGGTATTATCGTGCAGCTGTTGAACGCGTTGCCACTGAGTGCGGTTACCACCGCATTGCTGACCCCGCTGCTGAACACGCTGGGTCTGAACGGTTACCAACTGACGGTAGAAGGGACGTCCACGGCCGACAGCTTCAACGTACTGGGTAACACCACGTTGACCGGGGGCACCGGGGCGAATATCTACGATCTGAAATCCAGTACTTCGCAGGCGGGGGTCACCATCACCGACTTCAGCACTGCGAAAGACAAAATCGTGGATGCGGCTTCCGGCCTGACCCTGTCCAACACTGGTACCGCGGTGGCGGATTACGGTACTCGCGCTTCAGATACGTTGGATGCGCTGTTAGGTTCACTGGTTGGCGGTCTGACTACCGGCGTTGTCGGTCTGTTGGGCGGCATCTTGGGCCTGAGCAATCCTAACTCGCTGACGGCGAAGGTGGGCGTGGCCTCGGTGGTGTTCAGTGGTACAGGTAACAATGCTGACTCCTATGTGATTATTGACAATAACAATAACCACACACTGGATGCTAACGATACCGTCATTTACCTGACTGGCCAGAACCACCAGCAATTGGTGGATACTCTGCACTACGCCTAA